The DNA segment CCTTGGCAAGTGCTCATTGGCGAAGCTGGTTTTGTAGAAATGTTTGGACAGCGTGTTTGAATGGCAATTTAGAAAAGTGTTTAAAGTCTTTGGCGAGAAGAATTGATCCTGAAAAGCTCCTTTGGGTTTTGTGATATGGCAGTTCAAGAATAAATGTTCCCTCagtatgtataaaaaataaaagctagaaagtgtgacttttttttctccccaaGTACATCCCCTACATCTTCACACTGACCTCCAACCTCAATACAGCAAGAACCATTTCCTCCAGAGGTGAAAAGGTAGTTGATTGGTCGACGTTGCCTGATTATTGTTTTTAGATATCAGAGTCTGGACACTCTTCCTCGGTGCTGAGGAAGGGCGGACTTGTGTCGGTGGTGCCGTATGTATGGTGAATGCTGCATTCATCAGATTCAGATGATGCATCTGGGTTCAAAACTTTGGGAAGATACacctaaaaagagagagagatcctgGTCATCTCAAAATCTAtcggcatttaaaaaaaaaaagaagtgtgtaaTGTATAAATGTGAAACTTGCCGATACATTTGAGCTCTGTGAACCTTTATCTGCGTCTTTATCTTCCTCCTTAACCTGAATTACAgacaattacatttatgcatttagcagatgcttttatccaaagtttcTTAAAATAGAGGACCAAAAGCAATATttcacagagccaacaatatttgaaacacaatgccaggtttatttattcaattaggTTTAGATTACAACAATGCACTGTAAATTTAGCTAAAACTTTGACATAGAACAAAGCTGCTTACGTTGTAGTTGTGCGGGCTGAGGTATTTGAAGTGTCCAAAGAAGGTGTAACTTAAACAGATAAAGATGGTCACACAGAGAACCACTAAAGTGAACAGTGACGTAGCTGCCTTGAAGCCTGTGGAGACACAAAATCAATAAATCTCCACTATATGACTCACATATATGAATACAACTGTCTGAGAAACACTGGTTTAATGAAGCCAGTTAGTGGACGTTACCTGTTCGGAGCACAGAGAAGAAATAAAGCCACATCAGGCATATGATTGGTGCAGCCAGCGCTTGATTGACAGCTCCCAGGTGAACCTGCCGATCGAGGCGGGCGGGCAGGTACGCGAAGTACAGGTTGTGTTTGTCCACCAGGTGTTTCAGCAGCAGGTACAGCAAACCTACACACACAGCCTGTGTGTTAATGTGATGTTATATTCACTAATAGTGTGTGCAAGACCTTGAGGAAAGAAATCAGACCGAAGGGAACGATGACAGGACAGGTGATGCTGTACGCCATAATgaccgtgaacacacacagagtccATCCGTACATCGCTCCGTACTGAAACTCATACGCCTGATTCTATACACAGAGAAACAAAGAACCAGAGATTACAAGTGTATCAGGAACACATCTCAGGTGTCTATACAGCATGATGTCAAAGCTTAATTCAAATGAAAGTATAATAaagtataatgttaaaatgtacgTTTAAATTCTTTTTTATTCCACATTGGTTAACGCATAGCAAGTTCTGAAGCAAAATTCCAAATTCTTTTTAAAAGCTCAAAAGCCACAGACGGACCTGTTTAACATATTTCCTCTCAGCAGCCGAACCTGCGAGTGCCAGACGCACAATGTAGAGCAGTAATCCTGGCAACCGCAGCAGCTCCATGCCAGAGCCCACCAGAGCCGCCGCGATGACGTAATTTACAAAGAACGCCCCCTGATCAGGTAAAAACACACACCTGAGACACAGAGAAGAGAAGATGGAGAGTCACTGGTCACAAAATCATTCGGAATAAACCATTCTGATTTGAGCAAATAAATCACCAGGGAAAATAAATAAGATACTCACTCAAACCTCAGCTTCCCCGCTGAATGCGTATCAAACAACTGGCGGAAAAACACGTCTAGACTGAGAGGAAAAAGAGCACATCTGTATCTGTACACATGCTTAGTTCGGGAACATTTTAGTTCATCATTCTTTTAATTATGTGATTGTAGGGCTGCATTTTTTGGTAAAACAAATTTgtgattatatatctatataataataatagtaaaaataataataataataataataataataataataataacatgttaaaacaaaataataaagactactattgttatattaaataataaaatggtttataaatatataaaaaaagtatatataataataattataataatatgtataataataaaattaaaacaaaataaaaaaacacaacatactactaatgtaaaaatgtactgtaaaactaaaatttgtatctaataataacaattataataataaaaacattgaaaaatcaataataaatgctacttttgtaatattttaaggtgaaataaaaaaacagcatctaCTCATCATCATCAGCTCATACCTGGTGAGGCCCAGTGAGGGCAAAATCAACACCATGAAGATCAGGAAGATGTAGAGCTTGTACATCATGCTCATATTTTCGCTGGaccttcacacacacagatagaggaGTATTATTAATGGGCTTTtgggtttgtgtgtgagtgtgtgtatatttgaGTTTGATGGTCTACCTGGTCCAGTGGGCCTCCCCCAGTGTAGAGTAATATACTATGGTGGGCAACAGGGCTGAGAAGGTCCACAGCAGAATAGTGGGGAAGAACTGACTGATAACAGCACTCTGCAAACACAACACACTGTCTTCACACCACTGCACTTCATGAGCTCAATTCCTTACACATGTTCAGTCACATACGTTCAGATAGTAAATGGGCTTGGTGACATTAAATTTGTccatggtggtgatgatgatggaggGCGTtgtgaggaagaagaggaggagaaagagggcTACATTTAGCAGCGTAAAGCGTAGCCACCAACGCCACCATTTTATTGACAAATTCTCCCTGAAAAAGATGAAGAGAAGGTGAGAGGTTGATTGCTATATTCTTCTCTATAAATTAAAGAacattgtaatataataaatcccataaaaaaaaatatatatttgtacatacCAGTAGATATTGTATGGGTGAGGAGCATAATTCACTTCCCATTTGTTCACCCTAAGTTCTGTGCTCTTAGAGGACGGCTGAGGCTCTCGGCCACACCCACACCTGATTCCCCCACCCATTACTTCTCCGGCCACGCCCCTTGCCCCGCCTCCACACTTCAGAGCATTGAAATCCTTCAGAATACTGTGAGGAAAGAAAAGCAACACCAAATGCAATGATCAGGTTCCAGAAATAATAATTCtcttcatttaattttaacagtaacagcaactaactaaaactaaaaaatccAGACTACGAAGCAGTTTTCCTTTGACTTATCACAACAGATTTCACATTAGATTCTAGTAAAAACAAAGTGGCTAATAAGCCAGTGTAATTCTGCATAATGTTTATACATAGGCAGTTGAGTCTGAGCGTGAATCACTTACTAACTGGCCATGTACTCATTTTGCAGAGAGACAAATGCCATGCCCAGAGGATGCAGTTCTACACTATCCTTCAGTTTATCTTCTTCCTCACGCAGAGCAGCCACCTGTGAGCTGTAGAACTCTATAGCATCAACctacaaataaacacacattttatttatacacCCAGAGCTTGAAAGTCAAAGGCCATTGCTGATGGGGGCAGTACTGACCTCTTCACAGCCCTTACAGCGGCGGCAGCAGCAGCACAGGTGGCTGCATGGGCGCGGGTTGATGAGCTCACGACGTCCATGGCGCTGGAAAATCTTAGTGTAGTGCTGCAGATTTTTTTCTGCCCGttttctgttacaaaatattacaataaaaataacatatgatGATGAcgacattatgattttttttatttttattttttattaaaaatgttattaactgAAATATTCAAACTATTTAGTTTAGCTTGATGCACTGTCCTAAAATAGCTAAGACGGAATCTTAAAAAGTACTGAATactaaacatattttaaagaaatgacaataaaaaatgacaaaaacacatgacAGAATTATTAAAACTCCAAATATAAATAATGACTGTAATAGTATTTCAATAGTACTGGCTCATATAGGTATCTATAAGATCTATGGACAACAAGTCAAACTGGCTTTCTTACCGGTTTCTGTTTATATCAATCAGTTTGGCAACATCATAACACAAGTTAACATCAGTCACTTGACAGTTAGGGTACGCCTCCCTGCAAACAGATATACAGTCAAAACTTTAAAAcctttaaagtaaaatatgtCATTTGTGTATTAGAGGcagaaaaacagaaatgcaaaaataataatctcCAATCTATCTTCCTTTGCTCATAAAAACAAGAAGTccaggaaataaaataaataatggctATTATTTCAGTATAATCTTTATCTGTAATGTTAATCAATTCCTGTGAATGACACGTAAATAAATGTTGCCCGATAAGTCTTTGAGATCCCACTGTCCCACCCACAAACTGAAAGCTGAGCTCATGCCCTGCATGCTGAATGGAACAAATAACATGGAGATGGGAAGGAAAAGACGTCTGGATGAATGGCTAAAAATAAAGTGAACAGTATGAAGTCTTGGAAAATCATTCCCACTTACATGAAGTGAGTTTTTATGCTCTCAATACTGGCAGCAGTGGGTACAGACCTCACAAACAGGGTGTTTCTGGCCTATGGAAAAATAAACCAGGGTCAGACTGAgaccatgtatgtgtgtgtgaaagagaaatgGTAGGACGGCTTACTATGTCTCTCTTGGTTCCCTTCATTTTAGAGGTGTGTCGTCTCAGCAGGGCCACCGTGATCATAAGATACAGAACTGCAAATACTGTGTGCAGCCAAAGCAGCGTATCACTGCAAAGAGatcatttaaaatacagttcAAATAGACCC comes from the Carassius auratus strain Wakin chromosome 4, ASM336829v1, whole genome shotgun sequence genome and includes:
- the LOC113058335 gene encoding CSC1-like protein 1 isoform X1, producing MCYLLQNKNFPTMASTWWERLSVSVNNGTTPVDNSSCFSATQSTVLKGVNFGGVPIVLLIDFILFVLLLIVFTVIRRRLWDHGRLALVAETERFGHATKRRYNRMTSSMSVEEPEYEKGCCSWINFIVNMDETTIQEKCGVDAVHYLSFQKHLVIMLLIICVLSITIILPVNLSGNLLGNDPYSFGRTTIGNLKQGDTLLWLHTVFAVLYLMITVALLRRHTSKMKGTKRDIARNTLFVRSVPTAASIESIKTHFMEAYPNCQVTDVNLCYDVAKLIDINRNRKRAEKNLQHYTKIFQRHGRRELINPRPCSHLCCCCRRCKGCEEVDAIEFYSSQVAALREEEDKLKDSVELHPLGMAFVSLQNEYMASYILKDFNALKCGGGARGVAGEVMGGGIRCGCGREPQPSSKSTELRVNKWEVNYAPHPYNIYWENLSIKWWRWWLRFTLLNVALFLLLFFLTTPSIIITTMDKFNVTKPIYYLNSAVISQFFPTILLWTFSALLPTIVYYSTLGEAHWTRSSENMSMMYKLYIFLIFMVLILPSLGLTSLDVFFRQLFDTHSAGKLRFECVFLPDQGAFFVNYVIAAALVGSGMELLRLPGLLLYIVRLALAGSAAERKYVKQNQAYEFQYGAMYGWTLCVFTVIMAYSITCPVIVPFGLLYLLLKHLVDKHNLYFAYLPARLDRQVHLGAVNQALAAPIICLMWLYFFSVLRTGFKAATSLFTLVVLCVTIFICLSYTFFGHFKYLSPHNYNVKEEDKDADKGSQSSNVSVYLPKVLNPDASSESDECSIHHTYGTTDTSPPFLSTEEECPDSDI
- the LOC113058335 gene encoding CSC1-like protein 1 isoform X2; this encodes MASTWWERLSVSVNNGTTPVDNSSCFSATQSTVLKGVNFGGVPIVLLIDFILFVLLLIVFTVIRRRLWDHGRLALVAETERFGHATKRRYNRMTSSMSVEEPEYEKGCCSWINFIVNMDETTIQEKCGVDAVHYLSFQKHLVIMLLIICVLSITIILPVNLSGNLLGNDPYSFGRTTIGNLKQGDTLLWLHTVFAVLYLMITVALLRRHTSKMKGTKRDIARNTLFVRSVPTAASIESIKTHFMEAYPNCQVTDVNLCYDVAKLIDINRNRKRAEKNLQHYTKIFQRHGRRELINPRPCSHLCCCCRRCKGCEEVDAIEFYSSQVAALREEEDKLKDSVELHPLGMAFVSLQNEYMASYILKDFNALKCGGGARGVAGEVMGGGIRCGCGREPQPSSKSTELRVNKWEVNYAPHPYNIYWENLSIKWWRWWLRFTLLNVALFLLLFFLTTPSIIITTMDKFNVTKPIYYLNSAVISQFFPTILLWTFSALLPTIVYYSTLGEAHWTRSSENMSMMYKLYIFLIFMVLILPSLGLTSLDVFFRQLFDTHSAGKLRFECVFLPDQGAFFVNYVIAAALVGSGMELLRLPGLLLYIVRLALAGSAAERKYVKQNQAYEFQYGAMYGWTLCVFTVIMAYSITCPVIVPFGLLYLLLKHLVDKHNLYFAYLPARLDRQVHLGAVNQALAAPIICLMWLYFFSVLRTGFKAATSLFTLVVLCVTIFICLSYTFFGHFKYLSPHNYNVKEEDKDADKGSQSSNVSVYLPKVLNPDASSESDECSIHHTYGTTDTSPPFLSTEEECPDSDI